A genomic region of Streptosporangium lutulentum contains the following coding sequences:
- a CDS encoding integrin alpha: MRVPLPLLVVAAIPMLSVTVTVTAAASVSVSVSVSAPVVSAASAVTTTPVVTAAAATAPVVSAASAATGAAPADCGAASGSDFDGDGVDDTVVGDPFANSGGLSGAGAVHVLFGRGESGTVVTAAEVKAGDGFGWSVRMTHLDADRCADLLIGAPYTDVAGLQDAGAVYAVYGGPRQRTVRVAAPEPESDAHFGWSLTSGETLVAVGAPHENADGVSDAGAVYLFESGALDTPKRISQGSGGVSGNSEAGDMFGWSLAIGRLNGPGAEPDLAVGVPYENDDGAGQQVEAGRLDTGSITMVFDVRGPEETYASKKWDFNQVASSQAGDRFGYAMAYAEEGGTGYLAVSAPLGDVGPVKDSGLVRLFTSSGTTAMTPTDTFDRGTEGRMGDGYGFSLAFTGEGGARMAVGVPFDGPDQRGGVQLVPMGDVSQTRMINQSGPGDHFGWAVAFSGNRLVIGSPDRGASGAVTLLGRNDTEGIALSPGTGKVPALTGGASVDFGAAN, from the coding sequence ATGAGAGTCCCGCTCCCGCTACTGGTCGTGGCCGCGATTCCGATGCTTTCCGTCACCGTCACCGTCACCGCCGCCGCCTCCGTCTCCGTCTCCGTCTCCGTCTCCGCTCCCGTCGTCTCCGCCGCCTCCGCTGTCACCACCACTCCGGTCGTCACCGCCGCCGCCGCCACCGCTCCCGTCGTCTCCGCCGCCTCCGCCGCCACCGGGGCCGCTCCCGCCGACTGTGGTGCGGCGAGCGGGAGCGACTTCGACGGCGACGGCGTGGACGACACCGTGGTCGGCGACCCGTTCGCGAACTCCGGCGGGCTCAGCGGCGCCGGGGCCGTGCACGTGCTGTTCGGACGGGGGGAGAGCGGGACGGTCGTGACCGCCGCCGAGGTCAAGGCGGGCGACGGCTTCGGGTGGTCGGTACGGATGACCCACCTCGACGCCGACCGCTGCGCGGACCTGCTGATCGGCGCGCCGTACACCGACGTGGCGGGTCTGCAGGACGCCGGCGCGGTCTACGCCGTGTACGGCGGACCGCGGCAGAGGACGGTCCGCGTGGCCGCCCCCGAGCCGGAGTCCGACGCCCACTTCGGCTGGTCCCTGACCTCGGGCGAGACCCTGGTGGCGGTCGGGGCGCCGCACGAGAACGCCGACGGGGTGTCCGACGCGGGCGCGGTCTACCTCTTCGAGTCCGGCGCGCTCGACACCCCCAAGAGGATCTCCCAGGGCAGCGGGGGCGTGTCGGGCAACAGCGAGGCCGGCGACATGTTCGGCTGGTCCCTGGCGATCGGCAGGCTGAACGGCCCCGGCGCCGAACCCGACCTCGCGGTCGGCGTGCCGTACGAGAACGACGACGGGGCGGGACAGCAGGTCGAGGCGGGCAGGCTCGACACGGGATCGATCACCATGGTCTTCGATGTGCGCGGGCCCGAAGAGACCTACGCGAGCAAGAAGTGGGATTTCAACCAGGTCGCCAGCTCCCAGGCGGGTGACCGGTTCGGCTACGCGATGGCCTACGCGGAGGAGGGTGGCACGGGCTACCTGGCGGTGAGCGCGCCGCTCGGCGACGTCGGGCCGGTGAAGGACTCCGGTCTTGTTCGGCTCTTCACGTCCTCCGGCACCACCGCGATGACTCCCACGGACACCTTCGATCGGGGCACGGAAGGCCGCATGGGCGACGGGTACGGCTTCTCGCTGGCCTTCACCGGAGAGGGCGGGGCCCGGATGGCCGTGGGGGTTCCCTTCGACGGACCGGACCAGCGGGGCGGCGTGCAACTGGTGCCGATGGGTGACGTGTCGCAGACCCGGATGATCAACCAGAGCGGGCCCGGCGATCACTTCGGCTGGGCGGTGGCGTTCAGCGGCAACCGGCTGGTGATCGGCTCGCCCGACCGGGGGGCTTCGGGGGCGGTCACGCTGCTGGGCCGTAACGACACCGAGGGCATCGCGCTCTCGCCGGGAACCGGGAAGGTGCCCGCCCTCACCGGCGGCGCCTCGGTCGACTTCGGCGCGGCGAACTGA
- a CDS encoding serine/threonine-protein kinase: MNRPGVEGLRPNDPEQIGSYRLLGRLGEGGMGTVYLALAPTGRPVAVKVVKAEFAIEDGFAARFHAEVENARRVASFCTAQVLDNGDDGNGRPYMVTEYIAGTPLSRQITEHGSLEAGTLHGVALGVAAALAAIHVAGLVHRDLKPANVILSMSGPRVIDFGIARALDSTHSFTRSGEVLGSPGWWAPEQVRGLDITPAADIFAWGCMVAYAGNGRHPYGRGDMMTMASRLLTIPPDLGELPDPLNELVRRATAMDPYQRPSAQDLLIALVGGAIAAPAMPAPTRVDPPTLIATDLLNESWQPPANVEPDSTQTLSGLNLKAPQALSAESPTPAPTPPPYPYTSGLPTTPPASASSSAPHPGSTPTLPPPPASAPTPRPYPASTQPSRSIPPSGQADSPAPLGAGTAPTGERPSRRGWWVAGLAVLAALAVTVVVLVTIGGGGGGGGAVNAGGAGNTGGQQQAGTTDVNRRIATGSYIEDPQLIITQTPRCDLTAYRGNVPSRGRFCTVQWILFNAGGKPALLSRTPLVLTDDRGATHIPEPSSVGLPAALPPGGKVDGVLVYDLPPARKPLKLTGSVIEGGKEITVRLS, from the coding sequence GTGAACCGGCCTGGTGTCGAGGGACTGCGCCCCAACGATCCCGAGCAGATCGGGAGTTACAGGCTCCTCGGACGCCTTGGCGAGGGCGGCATGGGAACCGTCTACCTCGCGCTCGCACCGACCGGCCGGCCGGTGGCGGTCAAAGTGGTCAAAGCCGAGTTCGCGATCGAGGACGGGTTCGCCGCGAGGTTCCACGCGGAGGTGGAGAACGCCCGGCGGGTGGCGTCGTTCTGCACCGCCCAGGTGCTCGACAACGGCGACGACGGCAACGGCCGGCCGTACATGGTCACCGAATACATCGCGGGCACGCCCCTGTCCCGCCAGATCACCGAGCACGGCTCGCTGGAGGCCGGGACGCTGCACGGCGTGGCCCTCGGTGTGGCCGCCGCGCTGGCCGCGATCCACGTCGCCGGGCTGGTCCACCGTGACCTCAAGCCCGCCAACGTGATCCTTTCCATGTCCGGCCCCCGAGTGATCGACTTCGGTATCGCCAGGGCGCTGGACTCCACGCACAGCTTCACCCGGTCGGGCGAGGTGCTCGGCAGCCCCGGCTGGTGGGCTCCCGAGCAGGTGCGGGGCCTGGACATCACCCCGGCGGCCGACATCTTCGCGTGGGGCTGCATGGTCGCCTACGCGGGCAACGGCCGCCACCCCTACGGCCGGGGCGACATGATGACCATGGCCTCCCGGCTGCTCACCATCCCGCCCGACCTGGGCGAGCTGCCCGACCCGCTCAACGAGCTGGTCCGCCGGGCCACCGCGATGGACCCCTACCAGCGGCCCAGCGCCCAGGACCTGCTGATCGCCCTGGTCGGCGGCGCGATCGCCGCGCCGGCCATGCCCGCGCCCACCCGGGTGGACCCGCCCACCCTGATCGCCACCGACCTGCTCAACGAGTCGTGGCAGCCCCCGGCCAACGTGGAGCCGGACTCCACCCAGACTCTCAGCGGACTGAACCTGAAGGCGCCGCAGGCGCTCTCGGCCGAGTCGCCGACCCCTGCCCCGACCCCGCCTCCGTACCCGTACACGAGTGGTCTCCCGACCACGCCCCCCGCCTCGGCCTCCTCCTCCGCGCCGCACCCGGGCTCGACGCCCACGCTCCCTCCGCCCCCGGCCTCGGCCCCGACGCCCCGTCCGTACCCGGCCTCGACCCAGCCGTCCCGCTCGATCCCGCCCTCCGGCCAGGCCGACTCCCCGGCTCCGCTCGGAGCCGGTACGGCCCCCACTGGGGAAAGGCCGTCGCGCCGGGGCTGGTGGGTCGCCGGACTGGCCGTGCTGGCGGCGCTGGCCGTCACGGTCGTCGTCCTGGTCACCATCGGAGGCGGCGGAGGCGGCGGAGGCGCGGTGAACGCCGGAGGCGCAGGGAACACGGGCGGGCAGCAGCAGGCCGGCACCACCGACGTGAACAGGAGGATCGCGACAGGCTCCTACATCGAGGACCCGCAGCTGATCATCACGCAGACCCCGCGGTGCGACCTGACCGCCTACCGGGGCAACGTCCCGTCGCGCGGCCGGTTCTGCACGGTCCAGTGGATCCTCTTCAACGCCGGCGGAAAGCCGGCCCTGCTCAGCCGTACCCCGCTCGTCCTGACGGACGACCGCGGCGCCACCCACATCCCCGAGCCGAGCTCGGTGGGCCTGCCCGCCGCCCTGCCTCCCGGCGGCAAGGTGGACGGCGTCCTCGTCTACGACCTTCCCCCGGCGCGCAAGCCGCTGAAGCTGACCGGCAGCGTGATCGAGGGGGGCAAGGAGATCACAGTGAGGCTGTCATGA
- a CDS encoding TatD family hydrolase encodes MSTTKLPAAPEPLAAEVFDSHCHLDIMVGNRQASSGDPVAQAAQAAQASVEGILREARAVGVTRLVTIGYDLPSSRWNAETAGLHADVYAGVAIHPNEAHASTPEVLAEIEELARSPHVRAVGETGLDYYRDWASKDDQHASFRAHIEIAKRTGKALVIHDREAHDDVLRVLAEQGAPDIVVFHSFSGDAEMAKKCVEAGYFMSFSGPVTYKNAAYLREAARIAPQELMLVETDAPYLPPTPHRGKPNAPYLIPLTLRCLAEVKKIDVVDLAAAIGTNGETVFGSW; translated from the coding sequence GTGAGCACGACGAAGCTTCCCGCAGCCCCCGAGCCCCTGGCCGCCGAGGTGTTCGACAGCCACTGTCACCTGGACATCATGGTGGGCAACCGCCAGGCGTCCTCGGGAGACCCCGTCGCGCAGGCGGCACAGGCGGCTCAGGCGAGCGTCGAGGGGATCCTTCGGGAGGCCCGCGCGGTCGGCGTGACGCGGCTCGTCACGATCGGCTACGACCTGCCGTCCTCGCGCTGGAACGCCGAGACGGCCGGGCTCCACGCCGACGTCTACGCCGGGGTGGCGATCCACCCCAACGAGGCGCACGCCTCGACGCCGGAGGTCCTCGCCGAGATCGAGGAGCTGGCCCGGTCGCCGCACGTCAGGGCGGTGGGAGAGACCGGTCTCGACTACTACCGCGACTGGGCGTCCAAGGACGACCAGCACGCCAGCTTCCGCGCGCACATCGAGATCGCCAAGCGGACGGGCAAGGCCCTGGTGATTCACGATCGGGAGGCGCACGACGACGTGCTCCGTGTGCTGGCCGAACAGGGCGCACCGGATATCGTGGTTTTTCATAGTTTTTCCGGTGATGCTGAGATGGCGAAAAAGTGTGTCGAGGCCGGATATTTCATGTCCTTCTCTGGTCCGGTCACCTACAAGAACGCCGCCTACCTCCGCGAGGCCGCGAGGATCGCGCCCCAAGAGCTGATGCTCGTCGAGACCGACGCGCCCTACCTCCCGCCGACGCCCCATCGCGGCAAGCCCAACGCGCCCTACCTGATCCCCCTCACGCTGCGATGCCTCGCCGAGGTCAAGAAGATCGACGTGGTCGACCTCGCCGCCGCCATCGGCACGAACGGGGAGACCGTCTTCGGCTCCTGGTGA
- the metG gene encoding methionine--tRNA ligase, with protein MSQHILTAVAWPYANGPRHIGHVSGFGVPSDVFSRYHRMAGNKVLMVSGTDEHGTPIQVQADREGVSARELADRYNRVIVEDLQALGLSYDLFTRTTTDNHYAVAQEIFKGLHANGYIFPHTTMGAISPSNGRTLPDRYIEGTCPICGYDSARGDQCDNCGNQLDPVQLINPVSKVNGETPIFVETEHFMLDLPSFAEALASWLQSKEGDWRPNVLKFALNMLGDMQPRAISRDLDWGVPIPLEGWSDQANKRLYVWFDAVIGYLSASIEWARRSGDPEAWRQWWQNPDAQGYYFMGKDNIVFHAEIWPAMLLGYNGQGARGGEPGSLGALNLPSEVVSSEFLTMEGRKFSSSRQVVIYVRDFLARYDADALRYYIAVAGPENQDTDFTWSEFLNRNNGELVAAWGNLVNRSISMAAKNFGVIPEAGELTDADRAMLERSRAAFPKVAAEFERSRFKNATTEAFEVIREANKYLAEQEPWKIKDDPARVKTILHVALQVVDDAKTLLTPVLPNSSNKIYAMFGGTGVWSGMPEIQEVTDEDGRAYPIITGSYEGEARWESTPIRVGTPLAPPVPLFTKLDPKIVDEELARLAE; from the coding sequence ATGTCCCAGCACATCCTGACCGCGGTCGCCTGGCCCTACGCCAACGGCCCTCGCCATATCGGGCACGTCTCCGGATTCGGCGTGCCATCCGACGTCTTCAGCCGGTACCACCGAATGGCGGGCAACAAGGTCCTGATGGTGAGCGGGACCGACGAGCACGGCACCCCGATCCAGGTGCAGGCCGACAGGGAGGGCGTGAGCGCCCGCGAGCTCGCCGACCGCTACAACAGGGTGATCGTCGAGGACCTCCAGGCCCTCGGGCTCTCCTACGACCTGTTCACCCGGACCACGACGGACAACCACTACGCGGTGGCACAGGAGATCTTCAAGGGTCTCCACGCCAACGGCTACATCTTCCCGCACACCACGATGGGCGCGATCTCACCGTCCAACGGACGCACTCTGCCCGACCGCTACATCGAGGGCACCTGCCCGATCTGCGGCTACGACAGCGCCCGCGGCGACCAGTGCGACAACTGCGGCAACCAGCTCGACCCGGTCCAGCTCATCAACCCGGTCAGCAAGGTCAACGGCGAGACGCCGATCTTCGTGGAGACCGAGCACTTCATGCTCGACCTGCCCTCCTTCGCCGAGGCGCTGGCGTCCTGGCTGCAGTCCAAGGAGGGCGACTGGCGGCCGAACGTGCTGAAGTTCGCGCTCAACATGCTCGGCGACATGCAGCCCCGCGCGATCAGCCGCGACCTCGACTGGGGCGTGCCGATCCCGCTGGAGGGCTGGAGCGACCAGGCCAACAAGCGGCTCTACGTCTGGTTCGACGCGGTCATCGGCTACCTCAGCGCCTCCATCGAATGGGCGCGCCGCTCCGGTGACCCGGAGGCGTGGCGGCAGTGGTGGCAGAACCCCGATGCCCAGGGCTACTACTTCATGGGCAAGGACAACATCGTCTTCCACGCGGAGATCTGGCCGGCGATGCTGCTCGGTTACAACGGCCAGGGCGCCCGGGGCGGCGAGCCGGGTTCGCTCGGCGCGCTGAACCTGCCGTCGGAGGTCGTCTCCAGCGAGTTCCTGACCATGGAAGGGCGCAAGTTCTCCTCCTCGCGCCAGGTCGTGATCTACGTGCGTGACTTCCTGGCCCGCTACGACGCCGACGCGCTGCGCTACTACATCGCGGTGGCGGGCCCCGAGAACCAGGACACCGACTTCACCTGGTCGGAGTTCCTCAACCGCAACAACGGCGAGCTGGTGGCCGCCTGGGGCAACCTGGTGAACCGCTCGATCTCGATGGCCGCCAAGAACTTCGGCGTCATCCCCGAGGCGGGCGAGCTCACCGACGCAGACCGCGCGATGCTGGAGCGGAGCCGTGCCGCCTTCCCGAAGGTCGCCGCCGAGTTCGAGCGCTCCCGCTTCAAGAACGCGACGACCGAGGCGTTCGAGGTCATCCGCGAGGCCAACAAATACCTGGCCGAGCAGGAACCATGGAAGATCAAGGACGACCCCGCCCGGGTGAAGACCATTCTTCACGTGGCGCTGCAGGTCGTGGACGACGCCAAGACTCTGCTGACCCCGGTCCTGCCCAACTCCTCCAACAAGATCTACGCGATGTTCGGCGGCACCGGCGTGTGGTCGGGCATGCCGGAGATCCAGGAGGTCACCGACGAGGACGGCCGGGCCTACCCGATCATCACGGGGTCCTACGAGGGCGAGGCCCGCTGGGAGTCCACCCCGATCCGGGTGGGCACGCCCCTCGCCCCGCCGGTCCCGCTGTTCACCAAGCTCGACCCGAAGATCGTCGATGAGGAGCTCGCCCGCTTGGCCGAGTGA
- a CDS encoding glycosyltransferase family 2 protein, which translates to MELTVVMPCLDEAETVETCVRKALACMREHGIDGEVLIADNGSTDGSQQLAREAGARVVHVDAKGYGNALMGGIRAARGKYVIMGDADDSYDFTGLLPFVEQLRDGADLVMGNRFKGGIAPGAMPPLHRYLGNPVLSFIGRLFFPSAIGDFHCGLRGFRRDSILKLGLQTGGMEFASEMVVRSTLSGLDVREVPTTLSPDGRSRPPHLRSWRDGWRHLRFLMLYSPRWLFLIPGMILMTVGLVAGCVLTFGPVYIGKLAFDVDTLVGASAMVVIGFQAVLFAVFAKVYAAEEGFLPEDRRVRKLVDIVTLEKGLIVGGLLALGGLGGLVASLVHWQTRSFGPLIPSESLRLVVPSATALIVSFQTIFAALFVSILGIRRTKETSIDVAASAAEEAAEVVSREAATVSVATAGDGETSMDDGAGSDSGTGTGSRESTKA; encoded by the coding sequence GTGGAACTGACCGTGGTCATGCCTTGTCTAGACGAGGCGGAAACCGTGGAGACCTGCGTGCGCAAGGCCCTGGCCTGCATGCGGGAACACGGGATCGACGGGGAAGTCCTGATCGCCGACAACGGCAGCACGGACGGCTCGCAGCAGCTCGCGAGGGAGGCCGGAGCCCGGGTCGTGCACGTCGACGCCAAGGGATACGGCAATGCGTTGATGGGCGGAATTCGGGCCGCTCGCGGAAAATACGTCATCATGGGTGACGCCGATGATTCTTATGATTTCACCGGCTTGTTGCCATTTGTTGAGCAACTCCGTGACGGTGCCGATCTGGTGATGGGCAACCGGTTCAAGGGCGGCATCGCGCCGGGCGCCATGCCCCCGCTCCACCGCTATCTGGGCAACCCGGTGCTCTCCTTCATCGGCCGCCTGTTCTTCCCCAGCGCGATCGGCGACTTCCACTGCGGCCTGCGCGGCTTCAGGCGTGACTCCATCCTCAAGCTCGGCCTGCAGACCGGCGGCATGGAGTTCGCCAGCGAGATGGTGGTGCGCTCGACGCTGTCCGGGCTGGACGTGCGCGAGGTGCCCACCACGCTGTCGCCCGACGGCCGGTCCCGCCCGCCGCACCTGCGCTCCTGGCGCGACGGCTGGCGCCACCTGCGCTTCCTGATGCTCTACAGCCCGCGCTGGCTGTTCCTGATCCCCGGCATGATCCTGATGACCGTCGGCCTGGTCGCGGGGTGCGTCCTCACCTTCGGCCCCGTGTACATCGGCAAGCTCGCCTTCGACGTCGACACCCTGGTCGGCGCCTCGGCCATGGTGGTGATCGGCTTCCAGGCGGTGCTGTTCGCCGTGTTCGCCAAGGTGTACGCGGCCGAGGAGGGCTTCCTGCCCGAAGACAGACGGGTGCGCAAGCTCGTCGACATCGTGACCCTGGAGAAGGGGCTGATCGTCGGTGGGCTGCTGGCCCTGGGCGGTCTGGGCGGCCTGGTCGCCTCGCTGGTCCACTGGCAGACGCGCAGCTTCGGCCCGTTGATCCCGTCGGAGTCGCTCCGCCTGGTCGTGCCCTCGGCCACCGCGCTGATCGTGAGCTTCCAGACCATCTTCGCCGCGCTGTTCGTCAGCATCCTCGGCATCCGCCGTACGAAGGAGACCTCCATCGACGTGGCCGCCTCCGCCGCGGAGGAGGCCGCCGAGGTCGTCAGCCGCGAAGCCGCCACCGTCTCCGTCGCCACCGCCGGTGACGGAGAGACGAGCATGGACGACGGCGCCGGCAGCGACAGCGGCACCGGCACCGGTAGTCGCGAGAGCACCAAGGCCTGA